In Zunongwangia sp. HGR-M22, the sequence GATTCCTGCTATTAAATAATATCCAATCATCTTTTATTCTTTTTCAAATAACTTCAATTTAATGATAACAAAAATCCAGCCATTTTAGCTTCTTAGACACTTTGGCAAGCGTTTGAAATACTAAATTATTCTTAAGGTTTAGATTTTTAATTGATAAGATTTTTCAAATTAAGATATTAGCTATATTTGCATCAATCATCTTTAAAACAAGCCATGCAATACAAAAGAGTACTACTAAAATTATCTGGAGAAGCATTAATGGGAAATCGCCAATATGGTATAGATCCAGAACGATTAGCCGAATATGCTGAAGAAGTGAAATCGGTAATAGATCAGGGAATAGAAGTAGCGATTGTTATTGGCGGCGGAAATATTTTTAGAGGTGTTGCAGGTGCAAGTAAAGGAATGGATCGTGTACAGGGAGACCACATGGGGATGCTCGCTACGGTTATTAATGGATTAGCTTTGCAAAGTGCACTTGAAGATGCAGAGATCGAAACAAGATTGCAATCTGCCATAAAAATTAACGAGGTAGCCGAGCCTTTTATTAGAAGAAAAGCAATTAGACATCTTGAAAAAGG encodes:
- the pyrH gene encoding UMP kinase, with amino-acid sequence MQYKRVLLKLSGEALMGNRQYGIDPERLAEYAEEVKSVIDQGIEVAIVIGGGNIFRGVAGASKGMDRVQGDHMGMLATVINGLALQSALEDAEIETRLQSAIKINEVAEPFIRRKAIRHLEKGRVVIFGGGTGNPYFTTDSAAVLRAIEIKADVILKGTRVDGIYTADPEKDKKATKFDFISFDDVIRKGLKVMDTTAFTLSQENELPIIVFDMNTPGNLIKVVTGENVGTKVNL